A segment of the bacterium genome:
GTGCGGATCACCGACTTTTTCGGAAAGCCGCGGGAACACGCTTCGCAGCGGATCGACTGGTCCGCCTCGATGGCGGAGAAAGGCGGCTACCGCCACTTCATGCTGAAGGAGATCCACGAGCAGCCGCGGGCGATCCTCGACACCCTTGCGGGCCGGATGCGGCCGGAGACCGGCGAGGTCTTCTTCGAAACGTTGCCGTTGCCTGCGGAACAGCTCGCCTCCCTGAAGAAGGTGACCCTCATCGCCTGCGGGACGTCGTGGCACGCGGCCCTCGTCGGAAAGTTCATGATCGAGGGGCTGGCGCGGATCCCGGTCGAGGTGGACCTCGGGTCGGAGTATCGATATCGCGATCCCGTGGTGGAGGAGGGGACACTGTGCGTCGCGATCTCCCAGTCCGGCGAGACGGCGGATACCCTCGCGGGGATGCGGGAGGCGAAGGCGAAGGGGGCTACCACGGTCTCCATCTGCAACGTCGTCGCGTCCACCATCGCGCGGGAGTCGGACGGCGTGATCTACACCCATGCCGGCCCGGAGATCGGGGTGGCCTCCACGAAGGCGTTCACCACCCAGCTGGTGGCGCTCTACCTCATGGCGATCCACCTGGCGCGGGCGCGAAGGATCATCACCCGACGCGAGATGTCCCTGCACCTCATCGACCTGTCCGAGCTGCCGCGCAAGATCGAGGAGTTCCTGAAGCGCGAGTCGGAGGTCGCGGCCGTCGCGAGGAAATACAAGGACGCGCGGGACTTCCTGTACCTGGGCCGCGGCATCTCGTATCCCATCGCGCTCGAAGGGGCGCTGAAGCTGAAGGAGATCTCCTACATCCACGCGGAAGGGTACGCCGCCGGGGAGATGAAGCACGGCCCGATCGCGCTGATCGACGAGCGGATGCCGGTGCTGGTGCTGTGCGCGAAGGGCGAGAGCTACGAGAAGACGTTCTCCAACCTGGAGGAGGCGCACGCCCGCGGCGGGCAGGTGATCGCCGTGGCGACGGAGGGGGACGACATCCTGAAAGGGAAGTGCGAGGACGTGATCTCCCTTCCCTCCTGCGGGCGGTACGCGCGGCCGATCCTCGAGGTGGTCCCGCTCCAGCTCCTTGCGTACCACATGGCGGTCCTCAAGGGCACCGACGTCGACCAGCCCCGGAACCTCGCCAAGTCGGTGACGGTGGAGTAGGCTCCTCCGGGACCGAATGACCGGACAGCGCCTCAAAGGCCCGTTGGGCGGAGCGCGTCCGCGCGGGCAGGCGGGCCCGGCCGGGCTCATCCTGCGGGATGTCGCCCCCGACATCCGGCAGATGCGCGTGCCGCTGGATACGGGTATCGACCACAACAATGTCTACCTGGTCCGCGAGGATCCGGGGTGGTGCGTCTTCGACACGGGGATGGACTCGCAGGCCGTACGGGACCTCTGGACGGCCGCGCTCTCCGGGCCGCTCTCGGACGGAATAAGCCGCATCGTCGTGTCCCACCACCATCCCGACCACCTGGGACTTGCCGCCTGGCTTCAGGAGATGACCGGCGCGCCGGTCTACGTTCGCCCCGAGGAGCTTCGGGCGGCGCAGGGGATGGGACTTTCGGATCTCACGGCGGAAACCGCGGTCCGGGAGTACTTTCTCCGCAAGGGGATGCCTTCCGCGGACGTCGAGCGGACGATCGAGGAGCAGATGCGGTCGTTCTACGCGTGCGCGATCCCACGAGACACCCGGACGGTCGAGCACGGGCAGCGCATGACGGTCGGCCGGTACGTCTTCGAGGCCCTCGTGGCGGGCGGGCACAGCGTGGCGCAGATCGCCCTGTACGACCCGGCGGGGAAGATCCTGCTGGCCGGCGACCAGATGCTCGAGTGGATCACCTCGAATGTCGGGCTGTGGCCCTTCGGGGACAGGGCGCCGCTCGGGAACCACTTTCGCGCCCTCGACGAAATCGCCGCGCGGGACATCCGGATCGTGCTCCCCGGGCACCACAACGTCTACCGGACCGATGGGAGCCTCCCCGAAAAGCTGCGTGCGCATCACCGGACAATGCTGTCGACCGTGCGCGACGGGCTCAAAGGGAGAATGACCGGATTCGAGCTCGCCCAGGTCGTGTTCGGGAGGCGGCACGACCTGCTCCACAGGATTCTCGCCCTGGTCGAGACCCTTGCGCACCTGCAATGGCTCGAGGGCGAAGGGTCCGTGGCCCGGCACGACGGTCCTCGCCTCTCGTACTACGAAAGGGTGACCCGATGAGGAAGGATCCTGCGGGGGCGGTGGAGTAGACGGGTCCTTCCCTCCCCGTCCGGGTCAGGCGGGGAGCTCGAATTGGCGAGCCGCGCGTACTTCGCCTCCCTGTATGCGGACCTGACCCGCTCCTGCCCTTCGTTTCCCATGAAGTTGATGCAGGC
Coding sequences within it:
- the glmS gene encoding glutamine--fructose-6-phosphate transaminase (isomerizing), whose translation is MCGIVGYTGPSSCVEILLDGLRRLEYRGYDSAGVAIQSGGGIAVRKSKGKISRLSERIAKEPISGTCGVGHTRWATHGRPSDENAHPHLAGRVAVIHNGIVENHRTLKERMIAKGRTFCSQTDTEVIAHLLDEHVSAGIPLEEAVRKTVAELRGSYAFLAVTDREPGTIVGARMNCPMVVGLGEGEFFLASDLTAFLSRTRDVLFLEDGEMAIATPAGVRITDFFGKPREHASQRIDWSASMAEKGGYRHFMLKEIHEQPRAILDTLAGRMRPETGEVFFETLPLPAEQLASLKKVTLIACGTSWHAALVGKFMIEGLARIPVEVDLGSEYRYRDPVVEEGTLCVAISQSGETADTLAGMREAKAKGATTVSICNVVASTIARESDGVIYTHAGPEIGVASTKAFTTQLVALYLMAIHLARARRIITRREMSLHLIDLSELPRKIEEFLKRESEVAAVARKYKDARDFLYLGRGISYPIALEGALKLKEISYIHAEGYAAGEMKHGPIALIDERMPVLVLCAKGESYEKTFSNLEEAHARGGQVIAVATEGDDILKGKCEDVISLPSCGRYARPILEVVPLQLLAYHMAVLKGTDVDQPRNLAKSVTVE
- a CDS encoding MBL fold metallo-hydrolase, which translates into the protein MTGQRLKGPLGGARPRGQAGPAGLILRDVAPDIRQMRVPLDTGIDHNNVYLVREDPGWCVFDTGMDSQAVRDLWTAALSGPLSDGISRIVVSHHHPDHLGLAAWLQEMTGAPVYVRPEELRAAQGMGLSDLTAETAVREYFLRKGMPSADVERTIEEQMRSFYACAIPRDTRTVEHGQRMTVGRYVFEALVAGGHSVAQIALYDPAGKILLAGDQMLEWITSNVGLWPFGDRAPLGNHFRALDEIAARDIRIVLPGHHNVYRTDGSLPEKLRAHHRTMLSTVRDGLKGRMTGFELAQVVFGRRHDLLHRILALVETLAHLQWLEGEGSVARHDGPRLSYYERVTR